A DNA window from Aureibaculum sp. 2308TA14-22 contains the following coding sequences:
- a CDS encoding transglycosylase domain-containing protein produces MLKKTLKYVIISLLILAVLFGLFLTSVYHGVFGPIHTVEELKEFKNQTATLVLSEEGELLGKFFAENRTNIKFEQLPKHIVDALVATEDARYFEHDGVDSRSLFRVLFKTILFQDKGSGGGSTINQQLVKNMYGRKNHGPLSMLVNKSKEAFLAYRLEKIYSKEDILTLYLNTVPFGENVLGIEAASRRFFNKPIEEIKIEEAAILIGMLKANTYYNPRIYPENAVQRRNVVLTQLEKYEYITPQLKDSLQQIPLQLDYANLASEGPANYFLVQVKDEVKKILKSYNAAKGTEYTADNDGLIITTTLNLHLQNQALSAFKNHLSVMQNRLQKQYRTGSSLKQLNALVSKELKRLKLTSKANEKQSRQLFSWNGFYTDSISVRDSLRHSLTLLHAGLLAMDPQTGAIKTWVGGIDFGTQPYDQIFAQRQVASTFKPILYATALEQGITPCSYLDNKPLIISDFDNWQPNNYDNSTGGNYSMVAALAKSMNIPTVNLFLNIPFGNLENIWKDFGFTQELPKKPSVALGTANSSIYELSRAYSAFANGGYLVQPNTIISIKTADGTVIYKNRLIKHIEEDRVIDQNTSVLLTSMLQKAINEGTGTSLKNKYGITIPIAGKTGTSQDYADAWFAAYTPKLVIVTRVGASSPGIRFNSGTNGSGSKLALPLVGKTLRYVQKKYSAPFTPLPEQFTNALDCEDYMEDSKFNLFFENLFNKNKTTLDKEQRRAERKAKRQQRKAERKAKRNNN; encoded by the coding sequence ATGCTTAAAAAAACACTAAAATATGTAATAATTAGCTTGTTAATTTTGGCTGTTTTATTCGGTCTTTTTTTAACATCTGTTTATCATGGCGTTTTTGGTCCTATTCATACAGTTGAAGAGTTAAAAGAGTTTAAAAACCAAACTGCTACTTTAGTTTTATCTGAAGAAGGTGAATTGTTAGGTAAATTTTTTGCTGAAAACAGAACCAATATTAAGTTTGAACAGTTACCTAAACATATAGTGGATGCATTGGTAGCAACCGAAGATGCCAGATACTTTGAACACGATGGTGTAGATTCTCGCAGTTTGTTTCGCGTACTTTTTAAAACTATCCTTTTTCAAGATAAAGGTTCAGGCGGGGGAAGTACTATAAATCAGCAATTGGTAAAGAATATGTATGGTCGCAAAAACCATGGGCCATTAAGTATGCTAGTCAATAAAAGTAAAGAGGCTTTTTTAGCCTATCGACTGGAGAAAATATACTCTAAAGAAGATATTCTGACTTTGTATTTGAATACTGTTCCTTTTGGGGAAAATGTTTTGGGTATTGAAGCCGCCTCAAGACGCTTTTTCAATAAACCAATTGAGGAAATAAAAATTGAAGAAGCAGCTATTTTGATAGGTATGCTAAAAGCTAACACCTACTATAATCCAAGAATTTACCCAGAAAATGCTGTACAACGTAGGAATGTCGTATTAACTCAACTAGAAAAATACGAGTACATTACTCCACAACTTAAAGATTCTCTACAACAAATTCCGTTACAACTCGATTATGCCAACTTAGCATCTGAAGGTCCAGCTAACTATTTTTTGGTACAGGTTAAAGATGAAGTGAAGAAAATTTTAAAAAGTTACAATGCCGCAAAAGGTACAGAATATACAGCTGATAATGATGGGCTAATTATTACTACAACACTTAATTTGCATTTACAAAATCAAGCTCTAAGTGCTTTTAAAAATCATTTGAGTGTAATGCAAAACCGCTTACAGAAACAATATCGCACTGGCAGCAGTCTTAAACAATTAAATGCTTTGGTAAGCAAAGAATTAAAACGTTTAAAATTGACTTCAAAAGCTAATGAAAAACAATCGAGGCAACTGTTTAGTTGGAATGGTTTTTACACAGACTCCATTTCTGTGCGTGATAGTTTAAGGCATTCACTTACTTTACTGCATGCCGGATTATTAGCTATGGATCCGCAAACAGGAGCAATAAAAACTTGGGTTGGAGGTATTGATTTTGGCACACAACCTTACGATCAAATTTTTGCACAACGCCAGGTAGCATCGACCTTTAAACCCATTCTTTATGCTACCGCTTTAGAGCAAGGCATAACACCTTGTTCATATTTAGATAATAAACCTTTGATTATTTCTGATTTTGACAATTGGCAACCCAATAATTATGACAATTCAACAGGTGGTAATTATTCCATGGTCGCAGCTTTGGCAAAATCAATGAACATCCCTACGGTAAATTTATTCTTGAACATACCCTTTGGCAATTTAGAAAACATATGGAAAGACTTCGGTTTTACTCAAGAATTGCCAAAAAAACCTTCTGTTGCATTGGGTACTGCCAATTCAAGTATCTATGAGTTAAGTAGGGCTTATAGTGCATTTGCCAACGGAGGTTACCTCGTTCAGCCAAATACTATTATAAGTATAAAAACTGCTGATGGTACGGTTATCTATAAAAATAGATTAATAAAACATATTGAAGAAGATAGAGTTATTGACCAAAATACTTCCGTATTACTCACATCAATGCTTCAAAAAGCAATAAATGAGGGCACAGGAACCTCTTTAAAAAATAAATACGGTATAACTATTCCCATTGCTGGAAAAACAGGAACATCTCAAGATTATGCCGATGCATGGTTTGCTGCCTATACACCAAAATTGGTTATAGTTACAAGAGTAGGTGCATCTTCACCAGGCATTAGATTCAATTCGGGTACAAACGGATCAGGCAGTAAATTAGCTTTACCTTTAGTTGGTAAAACACTAAGGTATGTACAAAAAAAATATTCTGCTCCATTTACACCGCTACCAGAACAATTTACAAATGCTCTTGATTGTGAAGATTACATGGAAGACTCAAAATTCAATTTATTTTTTGAAAACCTTTTTAACAAGAATAAAACTACTCTTGATAAAGAACAACGCAGAGCTGAACGAAAAGCAAAAAGACAGCAACGCAAGGCTGAGCGTAAAGCCAAAAGAAACAACAATTAA
- a CDS encoding metal-dependent hydrolase family protein — MKNFLISFCLLFSLTLVAQSTYLHCGKLIDTKNGKVLNEMTIIVTGNKITDVKTGYINPKSKKDNTIDLKSKTVMPGLIDMHVHLEGQLNPKRYIEPFILNDADVAYNAQGFAKSTLLAGFTTVRDLGGSGVNVSLRNAINQGKIDGPRILTAEKSLATTGGHADPTNGRRKELMGNPGPKEGVVNSVEDAKKAVRQRYKNGADMIKITATGGVLSVAKSGQNPQFTIEEIKAITETAKDYGMHVAAHAHGDEGMQRAILGGVKTIEHGTLMSEETMELMKKHDAYYVPTITAGKSVEEKAKIKGYFPEIIVPKALAIGPKIQSTFGKAYKKGVGIAFGTDAGVFDHGDNGKEFGYMVEAGMPAMNTIQSATITNAKVLEMESEIGQIATGFIADIVATDDDPTKNINTMEKVSFVMKEGKVYKK; from the coding sequence ATGAAGAATTTTCTAATCAGTTTTTGTCTTTTATTCAGTTTAACGCTAGTTGCACAAAGCACGTATTTGCATTGTGGGAAATTAATCGATACAAAAAATGGAAAAGTACTAAACGAAATGACAATTATTGTTACTGGAAACAAAATTACCGATGTAAAAACTGGATACATCAATCCCAAATCAAAAAAAGATAATACCATTGATTTAAAATCCAAAACTGTAATGCCTGGACTAATTGATATGCACGTACATCTTGAAGGTCAACTGAACCCAAAACGTTATATAGAACCTTTTATACTTAATGATGCAGATGTGGCATATAATGCTCAAGGATTTGCAAAATCAACTTTACTTGCGGGATTTACAACAGTTAGAGATCTTGGCGGGAGTGGGGTTAATGTTTCATTACGAAATGCTATCAACCAAGGTAAAATTGATGGACCACGTATCCTTACTGCTGAAAAATCATTGGCAACAACGGGTGGTCACGCTGACCCAACCAATGGTAGAAGAAAAGAACTCATGGGCAATCCAGGCCCTAAAGAAGGTGTTGTAAATAGTGTTGAAGACGCTAAAAAAGCAGTAAGACAGCGTTACAAAAATGGAGCGGATATGATTAAAATTACAGCGACAGGTGGTGTATTAAGTGTTGCTAAGAGTGGACAAAATCCACAATTTACTATTGAAGAAATCAAAGCGATTACCGAAACCGCTAAAGATTACGGAATGCACGTTGCAGCACATGCTCATGGCGACGAAGGTATGCAAAGAGCCATTTTAGGAGGTGTAAAAACCATAGAACACGGCACACTAATGAGCGAAGAAACTATGGAACTAATGAAAAAACATGATGCCTATTATGTACCGACTATTACTGCTGGAAAATCTGTTGAAGAAAAAGCAAAAATAAAAGGGTATTTTCCTGAAATTATTGTTCCAAAAGCGTTGGCTATTGGACCTAAAATTCAAAGTACATTTGGTAAAGCCTATAAAAAAGGCGTAGGCATTGCATTTGGTACCGATGCGGGTGTTTTTGACCATGGCGATAATGGAAAAGAGTTTGGCTATATGGTAGAAGCAGGTATGCCAGCAATGAATACCATACAGTCCGCTACTATTACCAATGCCAAAGTACTGGAAATGGAAAGCGAGATTGGTCAAATAGCTACTGGATTTATAGCCGATATTGTGGCTACAGATGATGACCCAACCAAAAACATCAACACCATGGAAAAGGTAAGTTTTGTGATGAAGGAAGGGAAGGTTTATAAAAAGTAA
- a CDS encoding mannose-1-phosphate guanylyltransferase, with protein MAGGVGSRFWPVSTSQFPKQFHDMLGKGDSLLQRTFKRLAKLIPEENILIATNAKYKELVLQQLPDCTGNQLLLEPAMRNTAPCILYAALKIKQKDPNAVMVVAPSDHWIEDEQEFVNNIQTAFDACEHNDMLMTLGIQPSNPNTGYGYIKFENDDAEIKKVINFTEKPDFETATKFLESGDYVWNAGIFIWSVKSISKAFEYYLPEMSRLFCEGNKAYNTDFEDDFIKDNYQKAENISIDYGIMQKAENIYTLPVEFGWNDLGTWSSLYDKLEKQEGQNAIVNANTILKDSSNNMIRTAKNKHVIIQGLDDFIVVDKDDVLLIYPKNKEQDIKQIVAEVKDKFGDDLV; from the coding sequence ATGGCAGGAGGTGTAGGTTCAAGATTTTGGCCAGTAAGTACTTCACAGTTTCCCAAACAGTTTCATGATATGCTTGGGAAAGGAGACTCTCTATTGCAACGTACTTTTAAACGGCTTGCAAAATTAATCCCTGAAGAGAACATTCTAATCGCCACCAACGCTAAATACAAAGAACTAGTGTTGCAACAATTACCAGATTGTACGGGAAACCAATTATTGTTAGAACCTGCCATGCGAAATACAGCTCCGTGTATTTTATATGCAGCATTAAAAATTAAGCAAAAAGACCCTAATGCAGTAATGGTTGTTGCACCTTCAGACCATTGGATAGAAGATGAACAGGAGTTTGTCAATAACATCCAAACAGCATTTGATGCTTGTGAGCATAACGATATGCTAATGACCCTGGGTATTCAACCAAGTAACCCTAATACTGGTTATGGTTATATAAAATTTGAAAATGATGATGCAGAAATAAAAAAAGTAATTAATTTTACAGAAAAGCCTGATTTTGAAACGGCTACAAAATTTTTGGAAAGCGGTGATTATGTCTGGAATGCAGGAATATTTATATGGAGCGTCAAAAGTATAAGTAAAGCTTTTGAGTATTATTTGCCTGAAATGAGCAGGTTGTTTTGCGAAGGAAATAAAGCGTATAATACAGATTTTGAAGATGATTTTATAAAAGATAATTACCAGAAGGCAGAAAATATTTCTATCGATTATGGTATTATGCAAAAGGCAGAAAATATTTACACCTTGCCCGTAGAATTTGGATGGAACGATTTAGGTACTTGGAGCTCATTATATGATAAACTTGAAAAACAAGAAGGGCAAAATGCAATAGTTAATGCTAATACTATATTAAAGGATTCATCGAATAACATGATACGTACTGCAAAAAACAAACACGTTATCATTCAGGGTCTTGATGATTTTATTGTAGTTGATAAGGATGATGTATTATTGATTTATCCTAAAAATAAAGAACAAGACATAAAACAAATAGTTGCAGAGGTAAAAGATAAGTTTGGTGATGATTTAGTATAA
- a CDS encoding type B 50S ribosomal protein L31 — MKKGIHPENYRMVAFKDMSNDDVFLTKSTADSKETLEVDGVEYPLIKLEISRTSHPYYTGKVKLVDSAGRIDKFKSKYDKFKKKK, encoded by the coding sequence ATGAAAAAAGGAATTCATCCAGAAAATTATAGAATGGTAGCTTTTAAAGACATGTCTAACGATGATGTTTTTTTAACAAAATCTACTGCCGATTCAAAAGAGACGTTAGAAGTAGATGGTGTTGAGTATCCTTTAATTAAATTGGAAATTTCAAGAACTTCTCACCCTTATTATACCGGTAAAGTTAAATTGGTTGATAGTGCTGGTAGAATTGACAAGTTCAAAAGTAAATACGATAAGTTCAAAAAGAAGAAATAA
- a CDS encoding amidase — translation MQLHLTYSKSLLKIISITLLVFFTACKSDTNKTISTDTTDFRFEEITITKLQEGYNNNKFTITEVTQSFINQIEKIDDNGPQLNSVIQVNPDAITIAEQLDKELQEGKSRGALHGIPVLLKDNIDTHDNMFTTAGSRALQDSKPLQDSHVAKSLREAGAVILGKANLSEWANFRGEMSSSGWSGIGGQTKNPYILDRNPCGSSSGSGVAVSANLTVLAIGTETNGSIVCPSNNNGVVGIKPTVGLVSRSGIIPISFTQDTAGPMARTVADAVICLGTLTGVDPDDSKTLASKNNIKNDYTEFLNKDGLEGKKIGIYTAPLGRNYKVDTIFNKAVDFIKSQGAEVVEIDRISDNNVGGLSFQVMLYEYKDGLNNYFKSLGKDAKIKNLEDLIAFNKKDSIEMEFYNQRYLEMALEKEGLDSDGYKETVSKMLEGARKKGIDKVMDEHNLDAIISPTGGPAWKTDHINGDSFGLGSSSPAARAGYPNITVPMGFVDTLPVGISFFGRAWSEPILIEIAYAYEQGTKHRKAPEFLKN, via the coding sequence ATGCAACTGCACTTAACCTACAGTAAGAGCCTTCTAAAAATAATCAGTATTACTTTATTAGTGTTTTTTACCGCTTGTAAATCAGATACAAACAAAACCATATCAACCGATACTACCGATTTTCGGTTTGAAGAAATTACCATCACCAAATTGCAGGAGGGTTACAACAATAATAAGTTTACAATAACCGAGGTTACTCAAAGCTTTATAAACCAAATAGAGAAGATAGATGACAATGGCCCTCAATTAAATTCTGTTATACAAGTAAATCCTGATGCAATAACCATTGCAGAGCAATTAGACAAAGAACTGCAAGAAGGAAAATCTAGAGGAGCTTTACATGGTATTCCCGTACTATTAAAGGACAACATCGACACCCATGACAATATGTTCACCACAGCTGGATCAAGAGCTTTGCAAGACTCCAAACCTTTACAAGACAGCCATGTAGCAAAAAGTTTACGCGAAGCGGGTGCAGTAATCCTTGGAAAAGCAAACCTGAGCGAATGGGCCAATTTTAGAGGGGAAATGTCCTCAAGTGGATGGAGCGGTATTGGAGGACAAACCAAAAACCCATATATCTTGGACAGAAATCCATGTGGTTCCAGTTCAGGATCTGGTGTTGCAGTCTCGGCAAATCTGACCGTTTTGGCAATAGGTACTGAAACAAACGGCTCTATTGTTTGCCCATCGAACAACAACGGCGTTGTGGGTATTAAACCAACAGTTGGCTTGGTGAGTCGCTCAGGAATAATTCCCATTTCATTTACCCAAGACACAGCGGGGCCAATGGCAAGGACTGTAGCCGATGCTGTTATCTGTTTAGGTACGTTGACGGGAGTTGACCCTGACGACAGTAAAACATTGGCCAGCAAAAACAATATCAAAAACGATTATACTGAATTTTTAAACAAAGATGGTCTAGAAGGCAAAAAAATTGGTATTTATACCGCACCATTGGGAAGAAATTACAAAGTGGATACTATTTTTAATAAGGCTGTTGATTTTATTAAAAGCCAAGGTGCAGAAGTAGTTGAAATCGATAGAATATCAGATAACAATGTTGGCGGATTGTCTTTTCAAGTAATGCTGTACGAATATAAAGACGGACTGAACAATTACTTTAAGTCGTTGGGCAAAGATGCAAAAATCAAAAATTTGGAAGATTTGATTGCTTTCAATAAAAAAGATTCTATTGAAATGGAATTTTATAACCAACGTTACTTGGAAATGGCTTTGGAAAAAGAAGGATTGGATAGTGATGGTTACAAAGAAACCGTATCAAAAATGCTTGAAGGTGCTAGAAAAAAAGGTATTGACAAAGTGATGGACGAACATAATTTAGATGCCATCATTTCACCCACGGGTGGACCAGCCTGGAAAACGGATCATATTAATGGCGACTCTTTTGGACTGGGTAGTTCTTCACCAGCTGCCAGAGCCGGATATCCTAATATTACCGTGCCGATGGGTTTTGTGGATACTTTACCTGTAGGGATTTCCTTTTTTGGTAGGGCTTGGAGCGAACCTATCTTGATAGAAATTGCCTATGCCTATGAGCAAGGCACAAAGCATAGAAAAGCACCAGAGTTTCTTAAAAATTAA
- a CDS encoding SDR family NAD(P)-dependent oxidoreductase, which translates to MAKKNIIITGASRGIGFEMVKILAGQEHHVLALSRNTSTLIALQKTHKNISVIRVDISDENQLKKVSQFVNDNWKFVDVLIHNAGALVNKPFAETSSKEFLEVYKVNVFAVAGLTKTMLPYLKSGSHVVAISSMGGIQGSMKFPGLSAYSSSKGAVITLMELLAEEYKEQKIVFNTLALGAVQTKMLESAFPGYKAPITAEEMANYIANFSLTGHQFYNGKVLQVSSSTP; encoded by the coding sequence ATGGCAAAAAAAAACATAATTATAACTGGAGCGAGTAGGGGCATCGGATTTGAAATGGTGAAAATTTTGGCTGGACAAGAGCATCATGTTTTAGCACTGTCCAGAAATACTTCAACTTTAATAGCATTACAAAAAACACATAAGAATATTTCCGTAATTAGGGTAGATATTTCCGATGAAAATCAACTAAAAAAAGTTTCGCAGTTTGTCAATGATAATTGGAAATTTGTTGATGTATTAATCCATAACGCAGGAGCTTTGGTTAATAAACCATTTGCAGAAACCAGTAGTAAAGAATTTTTAGAAGTATATAAAGTTAATGTTTTTGCTGTAGCTGGATTGACTAAAACAATGTTGCCTTATTTGAAATCGGGTAGCCATGTGGTGGCAATAAGTAGTATGGGCGGTATTCAGGGGAGTATGAAATTCCCTGGACTTTCAGCATATAGTTCCTCAAAAGGAGCGGTAATTACGTTAATGGAATTGTTGGCAGAAGAATATAAAGAGCAAAAAATTGTGTTTAATACTTTAGCTTTAGGTGCGGTACAAACAAAAATGTTGGAGTCTGCTTTTCCGGGATATAAAGCACCAATAACTGCTGAAGAAATGGCAAATTATATTGCTAATTTTTCCTTAACAGGACATCAGTTTTATAATGGCAAAGTGTTGCAAGTTTCATCTTCTACACCCTAA
- a CDS encoding SprT-like domain-containing protein yields the protein MKEREILEKYIPQDSVNLVLDLLKKYPCHLKIVNNRKTKHGDFRKLKTGQYQITINNDLNRYRFLLTLIHEIAHLVTHQKNGHVKPHGIEWKMNFQHLMLPFVTPDIYPKEILPYLARYLQNPKASTDADVYLSLALKKFDEKNGLNYIFELSPNSKFIHNNRIFEMIEKRRTRYECIEIKTKKRYLFHQNAEVEVVIK from the coding sequence ATGAAGGAAAGAGAAATCCTAGAAAAATATATTCCCCAAGATTCTGTTAATTTGGTGCTGGATTTGCTCAAAAAATATCCATGCCATCTCAAAATAGTTAATAATAGAAAAACAAAACATGGCGATTTTAGGAAATTAAAAACTGGTCAATACCAAATCACTATTAATAACGATTTGAACCGTTATCGTTTTTTATTGACATTAATTCACGAAATCGCCCACTTGGTAACACATCAAAAGAATGGGCATGTAAAACCTCATGGTATTGAATGGAAAATGAATTTTCAGCATTTAATGTTGCCCTTTGTTACCCCAGATATTTATCCTAAAGAAATATTACCGTATTTGGCACGTTATTTACAAAACCCTAAGGCAAGTACAGATGCTGATGTTTACTTATCATTAGCTCTAAAAAAATTCGATGAAAAGAATGGTTTAAATTATATTTTTGAATTATCGCCCAATAGTAAATTTATCCATAATAATCGTATTTTTGAAATGATTGAAAAACGAAGAACCAGATATGAATGCATTGAAATAAAAACTAAAAAGCGATATTTATTTCATCAAAATGCAGAGGTTGAGGTTGTGATAAAATAA
- the nhaA gene encoding Na+/H+ antiporter NhaA: MIKKVLLTPFQKFVKIESFSGILLLLATIIALVWANSSFGSYYQALWQYKLGFTSESFELSKPLILWVNDGLMAIFFFLIGLEIKREFLIGELNSVKKLAFPLFGAVGGVVIPVILYLILNQNPETIKGWGIPMATDIAFALAVLNVLGNRVPLSLKVFLTAFAIVDDIAAVLVIAIFYSSGINIVMLIVAALLLGVLYFLSYRGFYSKFILISLGAIIWVLFLKSGVHPTLAGILLAFSVPVMQKIKTKDFVDNLQEITDDIKQASVLEKPILSNEQIEAIDNLEDWTNKYQSPLQHLEHKLHDWVAYFIVPVFALANAGVILNSDIAFENALIINIVICLVLGKSIGISFVVLLAKKLKLIQVPNDINNQQIVGVSFLAGIGFTMAIFIASLAFSNSPQYIDSAKIGILIGSLLSATIGYLVLRFKTK; the protein is encoded by the coding sequence ATGATTAAAAAAGTACTGTTAACTCCGTTTCAAAAGTTTGTTAAAATTGAAAGTTTTAGCGGTATTTTGTTGTTGCTTGCTACCATAATTGCTCTTGTTTGGGCTAACTCTTCGTTTGGTAGTTATTATCAAGCTTTGTGGCAATATAAACTAGGTTTTACTTCCGAAAGTTTTGAGCTAAGCAAACCCCTTATTTTATGGGTAAACGATGGTTTAATGGCCATTTTCTTTTTCTTAATAGGATTAGAAATTAAAAGAGAGTTCCTTATAGGTGAATTAAATTCAGTTAAAAAATTAGCTTTTCCTCTGTTTGGGGCGGTTGGAGGTGTTGTTATTCCTGTAATTTTATATCTTATTCTAAATCAAAACCCTGAAACTATTAAAGGTTGGGGTATACCAATGGCAACGGATATTGCCTTTGCATTGGCTGTATTAAATGTATTGGGCAATAGGGTTCCATTAAGTCTTAAAGTATTTTTAACAGCTTTTGCCATTGTTGATGACATTGCTGCCGTATTAGTAATTGCTATTTTTTATAGTTCTGGAATCAATATTGTTATGTTGATAGTTGCCGCTTTGCTATTAGGAGTTTTATATTTTTTGTCCTACAGAGGTTTTTATTCTAAGTTTATACTGATTAGTCTTGGGGCAATTATATGGGTATTGTTTTTAAAATCTGGTGTTCACCCAACGTTAGCAGGAATTTTATTAGCATTTTCAGTACCTGTAATGCAGAAAATTAAAACAAAAGATTTTGTAGATAACCTTCAAGAAATCACTGATGATATTAAACAAGCGAGTGTATTAGAAAAACCTATTCTTTCTAACGAGCAAATTGAAGCGATTGATAATTTAGAAGATTGGACAAATAAATACCAATCACCACTCCAGCATTTAGAGCACAAACTACACGATTGGGTGGCCTACTTTATCGTACCTGTATTTGCTTTAGCTAATGCTGGCGTTATTTTAAACAGTGACATAGCATTTGAAAATGCATTAATAATCAATATTGTTATTTGTTTGGTGTTAGGTAAAAGTATTGGTATTTCATTTGTGGTTTTATTAGCAAAAAAATTGAAATTAATACAAGTGCCAAATGATATTAACAACCAGCAGATTGTCGGTGTTTCTTTTTTAGCGGGTATTGGGTTTACTATGGCAATTTTTATTGCTAGCTTGGCTTTTTCTAATAGTCCACAGTATATAGACTCTGCCAAAATTGGTATCCTTATTGGCTCGTTGCTATCTGCTACTATTGGATATTTAGTATTAAGGTTTAAAACTAAGTAA
- a CDS encoding glutaminyl-peptide cyclotransferase — MKKYKIIISLVLTAFFLGSCGNSYKLQLTSPKSLKTNEKLTVSVSEKDNKPIDSVRYYLNGVRLSTNENIDISNHKLGTNAISATVFYPEGQKKLTNTVLFFAEKSPEIYTYEIVNEYPHDENAFTQGLEYHNGFLYESTGQRGESTLRKVELKTGKVLQKIDIDKSLFGEGMTIFNNKIYMLTWQGGKGFVFNLETFEKEKEFHYAQSKEGWGLTHNSEKLIKSDGTDKIWFLNPETGAEESHIEAYTIDRAVPELNELEFINGNIFANVWQRNSIVMINPKTGALEGIADLKGLQEKVGQKGDDNVLNGIAYDAENDRLFVTGKKWNTLFEIKLNKKQ, encoded by the coding sequence ATGAAAAAGTATAAAATTATTATATCGCTGGTTTTGACGGCTTTCTTTTTAGGTTCATGCGGTAATTCGTATAAGCTACAATTAACATCACCAAAGAGTTTAAAAACCAATGAAAAGCTAACGGTTTCTGTTTCAGAAAAAGATAATAAACCAATTGATTCTGTTCGCTATTATTTAAATGGTGTACGCTTAAGCACAAATGAAAATATTGATATTTCGAATCATAAATTAGGTACAAATGCTATTTCGGCAACCGTTTTTTATCCCGAAGGTCAAAAAAAATTAACCAATACTGTATTGTTTTTTGCTGAAAAGTCTCCTGAAATATATACCTATGAGATTGTAAATGAATATCCACATGATGAAAATGCATTTACACAGGGCTTAGAATACCATAACGGGTTTTTATATGAAAGTACTGGGCAAAGAGGAGAATCAACTTTGAGAAAGGTAGAACTTAAAACAGGTAAAGTACTTCAAAAAATAGATATTGATAAAAGCCTGTTTGGAGAAGGGATGACAATTTTTAACAATAAGATATATATGTTAACTTGGCAAGGCGGAAAAGGTTTTGTTTTTAATCTAGAAACTTTTGAAAAAGAAAAAGAATTCCATTACGCTCAAAGCAAAGAAGGTTGGGGTTTAACACATAACTCTGAAAAGTTAATAAAATCTGATGGCACTGATAAGATTTGGTTTTTAAATCCAGAAACTGGGGCTGAAGAATCTCATATTGAAGCATACACGATTGATAGAGCCGTTCCTGAATTAAATGAACTAGAGTTTATTAATGGAAATATTTTTGCAAACGTATGGCAACGCAATAGCATTGTAATGATTAATCCAAAAACAGGTGCTTTAGAGGGTATTGCCGATTTAAAAGGTTTGCAAGAAAAAGTGGGTCAAAAAGGTGATGATAATGTATTAAACGGAATTGCCTATGATGCCGAAAACGATCGTCTTTTTGTTACTGGAAAAAAATGGAATACTTTATTTGAGATTAAGCTCAATAAAAAGCAATAA
- a CDS encoding DUF2892 domain-containing protein, whose translation MFHKYIKLVIAVAIVVWAVFQFAEKHIGNGIALLFLAGVFIFFYFKNEFILLAFLRLRKQDFAGTQKWLGFIKNPSAALVQKQEGYYNFLNGILVSQTNLTQAEKYFKKALKLGLSMSHDVAMAKLQLAGVAMTKRRKREATNLIAEAKKLDKHGVLNEQIKMMKQQMKKI comes from the coding sequence ATGTTTCATAAATATATAAAATTAGTAATTGCCGTAGCTATAGTAGTATGGGCTGTTTTTCAGTTTGCTGAAAAGCATATTGGTAATGGTATAGCCTTATTATTTTTAGCAGGGGTTTTTATATTTTTCTACTTTAAAAACGAATTTATATTACTAGCCTTTTTGCGATTACGAAAACAAGATTTTGCGGGTACGCAAAAGTGGTTAGGTTTTATTAAGAATCCGTCAGCAGCTTTGGTTCAAAAACAAGAAGGGTATTATAATTTTTTAAATGGCATATTGGTGTCTCAAACCAACTTGACGCAAGCAGAAAAATATTTTAAAAAAGCGTTGAAATTAGGTTTGTCCATGAGTCATGATGTAGCTATGGCCAAACTACAACTGGCTGGTGTAGCCATGACCAAAAGAAGAAAACGTGAAGCTACAAACTTAATAGCTGAAGCTAAGAAATTAGACAAACACGGAGTGTTAAACGAGCAGATTAAAATGATGAAGCAGCAAATGAAAAAAATATAA